AGCGCTACCCTGGATCGCGCGTGGTTCGACGGAGGGCACGCAAGGTGAGGCGGACATCACCCTCGTGCTGTTCCTGACCGGCGCGCTTGCAGGCCTGGTGTACTGGGCGACAGCCGGCCGTTCCGCGGGTCGCCAACCATGACGCCGGTGCGCCTGTTCTGGCGAGCATTCCGCCTTGCAACCACTTCATCTACACATCTGACGATCGGGGAAATCTGACCATGGGGTCACGCGCGCTCATCAGCGTTGTCGCTGTCGTGACGGCAGTGTGTTTTGGCGCGGCAACGGTTGTGTTCGCCAGGAACAGCGCCGCGGAGATCCCCATACGCGCAGAAAATGCAGTCGCCGCCTGGGGTAACGTCGAAAAGGAATTCAAGGCGCGCACGGCCGTGGCCCCGGCCATGGTTGCGCTCGCCATCCGCGTCGAGGCCAACGACCAGCTACGCGAGCGCATCGTGACCGCCGCCGAAGATGTCGAGGCACTATCGCCGGACCCCAGCACGCCCTATTCGCCCGACAAGCTGCGCGCTTTCATGGCGACTCAGGATGCCCTCTCGGATGCGCTCGGAGAGGTGCTGGATCTCGTCAACGCCCATCCGGCCGATGCCGCAGATCCCAAAGTCAAGGCGCTTCTGGCGCAATTGGCCGAGCACGAACAACGCATGGTCGTGGCGCGCAGCGACTATGTTCAAGGTGCGAAGGCATATAACGAAGAACTCGAGACGCTGCCGAACCGCTGGACGGTATCCTATTTCCATCCCGACGCGTCGCTGATGGTGGCAAGCTTCGACTTCAAGAAAAAGTAAGGAGCGCCCAAAGGCGCTCCCACAACATCCGTCAGTCTCGCTGAGCTATCAGCGGGCAAGCTTCTGCAGCTCGGCCAGAACGGCATCGCCCATCTCGCCGGTGCTGGCAGCATTGGTGCCCGGTCCCGCGATATCCCGCGTGCGCAGGCCGCTCCCCAGAACGTTGGCAACCGCCTTCTCCAGCAGATCCGCCTCCTCGACGAGATTGCAGGAATAGCGCAAGGCCATGGCGAAAGACCCGATCATGGCGATCGGATTGGCAAGGCTCTGGCCGGCGATATCGGGCGCGGAACCATGCACGGGCTCATACATCGCGCGCCGCTTGCCGGTCGCAGGGTCAACGGCGCCAAGGGCCGCGGAGGGCAACATGCCGAGCGAACCCGTCAACATCGCCGCCACATCCGAGAGAATGTCGCCGAACAGGTTGTCGGTGACGATGACGTCATACTGCTTGGGGTTGCGCACAAGCTGCATCGCGCAGTTGTCGGCGAGCACATGCTCCAGCGCGATGCCTGGATAGTCGCCATGCACGCGGGTGACGACCTCGTTCCACAGCACGCCGGACTTCATCACGTTGCGCTTCTCGGCTGAAGCCACCTTGTTGCGGCGCTTGCCGGCAAGGTCGAAAGCGATGCGGGCGATGCGGTCAATTTCGTGAGTCGTGTAGAGCTGGGTGTCCACGGCGCGCTTTTCGCCGTTCTCCAATGTCACGATCTCCTTCGGCTCGCCGAAATAGACGCCGCCGGTCAACTCACGCACGATGAGAATGTCGAGCCCCTCGACCAGCTCGCGCTTCAACGACGACGCGTCGGCCAGCGCGGGATAGCAGATGGCGGGGCGCAGATTGGCAAAAAGGCCGAGGTCCTTGCGGAGGCGCAGCAGGCCAGCCTCCGGGCGATGCTCGTAGGGAACCTTGTCCCATTTCGGCCCGCCGACGGCGCCGAACAACACCGCGTCGGACGCCATCGCAAGCCCCATCGCCTCGTCGGTGATGGCAACGCCGTTGGCGTCATAGGCAGAGCCGCCCACAAGGTGGCGCTCGGTTTCGAAACGATTGCCGCTTTCCTTGTCGAACCAGCGAACGAGCTTCTCCACTTCGCTCATGACTTCGGGACCGATCCCGTCGCCGGGCAGGAGGAGGAGATTGAAGGATGCCATGATGCCTCGCGAGACTACGCCGAGATGGATTGTGTCGGAGGTTTAAGACGTTCCGCGGGGACTTGGCAAGCATCGCACCTGACGACAATCGGATCCGGCAACAATCCGATCCATCAAGCGATTGGCATACAGGCTGATGAGAGGCTCCGTCAGAGGTCAACCCCGCCATAGGCGTGGTATTCCCCGATCACGGCCTCGGAATAACGAATGCCGAACACCAGGCCGGTAAAGACCTCGGCGACGAACTCCAGCGGATTGATCGTCGCGTAGCCGCTCACCTGCATCCCGATATGGGGCGCGACGAAGGCGTCCTGGACACCTTTTTAAATCTCCAGAACATATCCGGCCTGTGCGCCTCATGCAGGAAATGGCCAAACTCGTGCACGACAGCCGCGATCCCGCGTATCGCCTCCGAGGCACTGCGGCTCGGTACCGGCGCGAGCCCAGCTATCTGGCTCGTGATGCCGGCGTCCCGCAGCTGATCCGGAATGCCACGCTTGCCCTTGGAGCCTTCCCCGAAGATTGGGCTCTGGCCGGGGTAATGATCATTCACGTCAAAGATCTTGTCACCCACGAACATGGTGCGCTTGCCACCCGGCCCCTCCGGCCACCAGCAGGCCTCGCATGGGACGCGAGGATGCAACATCACGTTCAGCGGCGAGATGCGAGGGAGATGATCAGGCAATCGGTCGATGATGAAGCGAATGGCATTATGCACGCAGCCCATCTTGTCGTTGTGAAAACCTGCCATCCGGTTGAAGCTCGAATGAACGATCACTCCACCCATAAAGATATGACTCACATATGCGTTGAAATCCCCAATTTCTGCAACACTTCTACTATATGGCATGTCCCATCACGAAACTAAGATCGCAATTCGAATGCAATATTCATAAATACATCCATTTCAGAAACAACAACGGCGGGATGCCTCTTGGAGGCTCCCGCCGCATTTCAAGTCGCAAATGACGCCCCGGGCAGCCGGTGCGGGCCCCGCCCGATCAGAGCCAGGGATGCGTCTCTTTCGTCTTGGTCTCATAGCTGGAGATCGCGTCCCGCTTCTCCATGGTCAGGCCGACACCGTCAAGGCCATTGAGCATGCAGTGTTTGCGGAACGGGTCGAGGTCGAAAGTGATGCTGCCGCCGTCCGGGCCCTTGATGGTCTGGCTCTCCAGATCGACCGTGAGCGTGGCATTGGCGCCGCGGCGCGCATCGTCCATGAGCTTTTCGAGGTCTTCCGGAGAGACCTTGATCGGCAGGATGCCGTTCTGGAAGCAGTTGTTGTAGAAAATATCCGCGAAGGACGTCGAGATCACGCAGCGGATGCCGAAGTCCAGCAATGCCCAAGGCGCGTGCTCGCGCGAGGAGCCGCAGCCGAAGTTGTCGCCGGCTACAAGGATTTGCGCGTTGCGATAAGCCGGCTTGTTAAGGATGAAGTCCGGATTCTCGGAGCCGTCTTCCTTGAAGCGCATCTCCGCGAAGAGGCCGGCCCCGAGACCCGTGCGCTTGATCGTCTTCAGATACTGCTTCGGGATGATCATGTCGGTATCGACATTGACGATCTCCAGCGGCGCCGCGACCCCCGTCAGGGTTGTGAATTTATCCATCCGTCCAGTCCTTCCACCCAAATCCTCACGCAGCGGAGCCTCAGACTCCGCAGATTTCATCAACCGGCTTCCCGCTCGATCGCCTCGATATCCTCGTCAGACAAACCGAAATGATGCCCGATCTCATGCACGAGCACATGCGTCACGATCGCGCCGAGCGTCTCCTCATGCTCGGCCCAATAGTCGAGGATCGGCCGACGATAGAGGAAGACCATATTCGGCATCTGCCCGCTCAAAGGCCCCGCGCCCTGTTGCGCCAGACCATGTCCGCGGAACAGGCCAAGGAGATCGAAAGGACTTTCGAGGTCCATTTCCTCGATCGTCTCTTCATCGGGAAAATCCTCGATCGTCAGCACGACGCCACTGCATAATGTGCGAAATGCGTCAGGCAGTTGTGCCAGGGCACGCTCCGCCAGAATCTCGACATCGGCCAAGGTCGGAGCCATTCGCCTGCCCCAGGCAAGCGGCTGGTCGCCCGCAAGATTGTGCACCGATGCCACGCTGTCACTCTCCGTTCACAGAATAGTCCCGAAAAGCCGTCGCTCAGCTCCGCAGCTGCGTGAACAGCGACACCGCGAGGTAGATGACGATCACCAGCCCGATGGCCCGTCCGATCCGCCGTCCCCAGACTTCGATCGGATCACGACGTCCATCCGGCAAGACGGGCGCATCTGCCCCGGTCATGTGGCGAACGACACGGGCAACGCCGGAATCGGCAATCGCCTCGCTGTCACGGGAAACACGCTCCAGCGTTTCCTTCGCTTCCCGCTCCCGTTCGTCATCACCTTTCGTCATGACCCACCATCATGGCCCGCCACGGCCGTGCACCACTAGCGGTTAAGCCTCACCAGGAAATGCCTGGCTCAAGCCAGATCACATAGTTCTTCCAGGGCGCTGCCTCAGCTATGCGGTCATACAGCCGCTGCGCGCCGAGATTGTCGCGAGGAACCATCCAGCGCAATTGGATCCAGCCGCGCTTGCGCCCTTCGGCGACAATATCGTCGATCAACGCCCGGGCAATTCCCTGCCCCCGCGCTTCAGCGAGGACATAGAGATCGTCAATCTGCCCCGCGCGACGCCGGGAAATAGCCTCCGGCAGGTCGTAGTACAGAGCAAAGCCAACGAGCTTGCGATCTTCAGCCCTGCCACTGAAAGCGCCTCGGATGATGACGCCTGGCTCAGTCAGCAACCGTTCGACATAGGCGAGGTCTGGCTTGTCGCCGCTGTCCTCGCCATGGCTGAGGGCCTCGCCATAGGCCGTGATCAGGGGCAGCAGCGCGCGCCCATCAGCGGGCTCAAGTTCCCGCAGCACAAGGTCGGCTGCTGCCGTCATGGTGGCCGCGCCGGCGGGCGACGGCCGGTTCGCGGTCATCTCCAGTCCCGGATGTCGACAAAGCGTCCCGCAATCGCCGCCGCCGCCGCCATGGCTGGCGAAACGAGATGCGTGCGGCCCTTGAAACCCTGGCGCCCTTCGAAATTGCGGTTCGAGGTCGACGCGCAGCGCTCGCCCGGCTTCAGCTTGTCGGCGTTCATGGCAAGGCACATGGAGCAGCCCGGCTCGCGCCAGTCGAAGCCCGCTTCGCGGAAGATCACGTCCAGGCCTTCCTCCTCGGCCTGAAGCTTCACCAGACCCGAGCCCGGCACGACCATCGCGCTGACGCTCGGATGCACGGTCTTGCCCTGCACCATGGCGGCGGCAGCGCGCATGTCCTCGATACGGCCGTTGGTGCAGGAGCCGATGAACACACGATCCACCGTCACATCGGTCATTTTGGTACCGGGCTTCAGGCCGATATACTCGAGCGCACGCCACTTGGAGTTCCGCTTGTTCTCGTCCTGGATCTCGTCCGGATTGGGTACGACGCCAGTCACCGCGACGACATCCTCGGGACTTGTGCCCCAGGTCACGATCGGCGGCAGGCTGGCGGCGTCGAGCCGGATCTCGCTGTCGAAGACCGCCCCCTCATCCGTCCTGAGGCTGTTCCAGAAGCGGACGGCCTCGTCCCAGGCGGCGCCCGTCGGCGCCTTCGGGCGGCCCTTCAGATATTCGTAGGTCTTCTCATCCGGTGCGACGAGGCCGGCTCGGGCGCCGCCCTCGATCGACATGTTGCAGACCGTCATGCGGCCTTCCATGGACAGCGAGCGGATCGCCTCGCCGGCATATTCGATGACATGGCCGGTGCCGCCGGCCGTGCCGATCTCACCGATGATCGCCAGCACGATGTCCTTGGCGGTGACGCCGGGCGGCAGCTGGCCGTCCACCGTCACGCGCATGTTCTTGGCCTTTTTCTGGATCAGCGTCTGGGTGGCGAGCACGTGCTCCACCTCCGACGTGCCGATGCCATGGGCAAGCGCGCCGAAGGCGCCATGAGTCGAGGTGTGGCTGTCGCCACAGACGATCGTGGTGCCCGGCAGCGTGAAGCCCTGCTCCGGCCCGATGACGTGGACGATGCCTTGGCGGACGTCGCGCTCGTTATAGTACTCGACGCCGAAATCGCGAGCGTTCTCTGCCAACGCCGCCACCTGCGTCGCCGCCTCGGGATCGTCGATGCCCTTCGAGCGATCGCTTGTGGGAACGTTGTGGTCGACGACGGCGAGTGTCTTTTGGGGCGCACGCAGCTTGCGGCCCGCGACGCGCAGGCCCTCGAAGGCCTGGGGACTCGTCACCTCATGCACGAGGTGGCGGTCGATATAGAGCAGGCAGGTGCCGTCGGGCTGTTCGTCGACCAGGTGGTCGTCCCAAATCTTGTCGTAGAGAGTGCGAGGCTTCATGGCGTGATGATCTCAACTGCGGGATGGCTGTTCTTGGCGCCATCGATAACGGCCGCGCGCGCGGAGGATATCCACACGCGACATTTGAGCCGGCGGAGCCGGCGTCAGATCACCGTAAGTTGCGCGTTCGCGGCCGTGGTCAGGCGTCCGAAGAAACGTCCCGGCAGACGCGCGTGATCATGCAACGCAGCAAACTCGTGGGTCGTCACCACCGGTCGCGCCCTCAAGGCGCGCGACGAGGCCGGTAACAGCCGATCCTGTGGGCATTGCATGGTCATAATGTCTAGTTTTTAGCAGATCCAAAAAGATCCGACAATCAATACCGCGACAGAGGCAAAGAGAGGCGGCATCAATGCCGCGCACCCTAGCCGATCGTGGCTTCTGCGACGAGAACCCAAGAAAAAAGGCGGGAACCGCATGCCTTCCGCGCAATCCCAAAAGGATCGTCAGCGAAAAGACAGGCAGGCCCGCCTCGACACTCCGGCATGAGAGCCGGAATGGAATATGCGATTACTCGGCGGCGGTTGCCTCGGCGCCCTTGGTCTTCTGCGCGCGATCGGCGCGCTCGGCGATACGGGCGGACTTACCGCGACGGTCACGCAGGTAGTAGAGCTTGGCGCGACGCACCTTGCCGCGGCGGACGACCTTGATGGAATCGATGTTCGGCGAATAGAGCGGGAACACGCGCTCGACACCTTCGCCATAGGAAATCTTGCGGACAGTGAAGCTCTGGTTGATGCCACCGCCATCACGAGCGATGCAGACACCCTCATAGGCCTGGACGCGCGTGCGCTCGCCTTCCTTGACCTTCACGTTCACCTGCACAGTGTCGCCGGGCTCGAAATCGGGAAGCTCGCGGCCTTCGGTGAGCTTGGCGATCTGCTCTTTGTCAAGCGCTTCAATGATGTTCATCGGTTCAACTCCTGCCGAGACGCCCTCACGGGCGCCAGCGTTTCGGCGACGCTGTTTTGAATTGGGTGTCCGCAGCGAACCATACCGGCCACCGAGGATGGGGCGCTATACACCAGCCGAAGGGTCCTGTCGAGGAGCAAAGCGCCGCGCCAGCCGACCGGTGGCGCTGCAGCCGACGCCTTGATCCCGGTTTAGTCTCCTTCACCCGCCCCTCGCCCGAGGGAGGAGATCAGCGCCTCTGGCCAGTCGCGCGATGATGCAAAGGCGTCGCTCGCCCGCGAGCAAGCGGAAGAGTGGAAGAGCATTCAGCCTGTACGAGCCACATTCGCCTTCGACCTAATCTCTGTCGAGCAGATCCGGCCGGCGCTCCGCCGTCAAACGCTCCGCTTCCTGGCGTCGCCAGCGCGCGATGGCACCGTGATCGCCGGACAAAAGCACGTCCGGGATGGCACGCCCCTCCCATTCTCGCGGCCTTGTATACTGAGGATACTCGAGAAGCCCGTTCTCGAAGCTCTCTTCATCTCCAGACGCGTAGGCGCCCATCACGCCCGGCAACAGCCGCACGCAGGCATCGGTCAGCACCATGGCCGGAATCTCGCCGCCAGAAAGCACGTAGTCGCCGATGGAGACCTCGGTTAGACCGCGCCCTGCGATCACACGCTCGTCGACGCCCTCGAAGCGGCCACAGACGATCACGAGCCCCGGGCCCGTCGCAAGCCGGCGCGCGTCCGCCTGCGAAAACGGGCGCCCGCGCGGGCTCATCAGCAAGCGCGGCCTAAGGTCGCCCTGTTCCGCCACCGCATCAATGGCGGAGGCCAGCACATCGGCCCTCAGGACCATACCCGGGCCGCCCCCAGCGGGGGTATCGTCCACCTTAGCGTGGCGGCCGATGCCATGCTCTCGGATCTGGCGCGCCTCGAGGCTCCAGAGCCCGCGCGACAGCGCATCCCCCGACAAGCTGGTGCCGAGCGGACCGGGAAACATCCCGGGGTAGAGGGTGAGAATCGTGGCGCGCCAAGTCATCGGCATCACGTCATCGGCATCAAGTTATCGGTCTCAATCGCGCGAGGATCGGCTGTCCTCATCGGGATCATCCGGCTCCACCGGATCGAAGAGGCCCTTGTCAGCCACCACAACATGCCCGTCTTTCACGGAAACGATGGGAACCGCGGCCTTGCTGAAGG
This portion of the Chelatococcus sp. YT9 genome encodes:
- a CDS encoding LemA family protein, which encodes MGSRALISVVAVVTAVCFGAATVVFARNSAAEIPIRAENAVAAWGNVEKEFKARTAVAPAMVALAIRVEANDQLRERIVTAAEDVEALSPDPSTPYSPDKLRAFMATQDALSDALGEVLDLVNAHPADAADPKVKALLAQLAEHEQRMVVARSDYVQGAKAYNEELETLPNRWTVSYFHPDASLMVASFDFKKK
- the leuB gene encoding 3-isopropylmalate dehydrogenase, whose product is MASFNLLLLPGDGIGPEVMSEVEKLVRWFDKESGNRFETERHLVGGSAYDANGVAITDEAMGLAMASDAVLFGAVGGPKWDKVPYEHRPEAGLLRLRKDLGLFANLRPAICYPALADASSLKRELVEGLDILIVRELTGGVYFGEPKEIVTLENGEKRAVDTQLYTTHEIDRIARIAFDLAGKRRNKVASAEKRNVMKSGVLWNEVVTRVHGDYPGIALEHVLADNCAMQLVRNPKQYDVIVTDNLFGDILSDVAAMLTGSLGMLPSAALGAVDPATGKRRAMYEPVHGSAPDIAGQSLANPIAMIGSFAMALRYSCNLVEEADLLEKAVANVLGSGLRTRDIAGPGTNAASTGEMGDAVLAELQKLAR
- the leuD gene encoding 3-isopropylmalate dehydratase small subunit, which encodes MDKFTTLTGVAAPLEIVNVDTDMIIPKQYLKTIKRTGLGAGLFAEMRFKEDGSENPDFILNKPAYRNAQILVAGDNFGCGSSREHAPWALLDFGIRCVISTSFADIFYNNCFQNGILPIKVSPEDLEKLMDDARRGANATLTVDLESQTIKGPDGGSITFDLDPFRKHCMLNGLDGVGLTMEKRDAISSYETKTKETHPWL
- a CDS encoding metallopeptidase family protein; translated protein: MAPTLADVEILAERALAQLPDAFRTLCSGVVLTIEDFPDEETIEEMDLESPFDLLGLFRGHGLAQQGAGPLSGQMPNMVFLYRRPILDYWAEHEETLGAIVTHVLVHEIGHHFGLSDEDIEAIEREAG
- a CDS encoding N-acetyltransferase, whose protein sequence is MTANRPSPAGAATMTAAADLVLRELEPADGRALLPLITAYGEALSHGEDSGDKPDLAYVERLLTEPGVIIRGAFSGRAEDRKLVGFALYYDLPEAISRRRAGQIDDLYVLAEARGQGIARALIDDIVAEGRKRGWIQLRWMVPRDNLGAQRLYDRIAEAAPWKNYVIWLEPGISW
- the leuC gene encoding 3-isopropylmalate dehydratase large subunit, giving the protein MKPRTLYDKIWDDHLVDEQPDGTCLLYIDRHLVHEVTSPQAFEGLRVAGRKLRAPQKTLAVVDHNVPTSDRSKGIDDPEAATQVAALAENARDFGVEYYNERDVRQGIVHVIGPEQGFTLPGTTIVCGDSHTSTHGAFGALAHGIGTSEVEHVLATQTLIQKKAKNMRVTVDGQLPPGVTAKDIVLAIIGEIGTAGGTGHVIEYAGEAIRSLSMEGRMTVCNMSIEGGARAGLVAPDEKTYEYLKGRPKAPTGAAWDEAVRFWNSLRTDEGAVFDSEIRLDAASLPPIVTWGTSPEDVVAVTGVVPNPDEIQDENKRNSKWRALEYIGLKPGTKMTDVTVDRVFIGSCTNGRIEDMRAAAAMVQGKTVHPSVSAMVVPGSGLVKLQAEEEGLDVIFREAGFDWREPGCSMCLAMNADKLKPGERCASTSNRNFEGRQGFKGRTHLVSPAMAAAAAIAGRFVDIRDWR
- the rplS gene encoding 50S ribosomal protein L19 produces the protein MNIIEALDKEQIAKLTEGRELPDFEPGDTVQVNVKVKEGERTRVQAYEGVCIARDGGGINQSFTVRKISYGEGVERVFPLYSPNIDSIKVVRRGKVRRAKLYYLRDRRGKSARIAERADRAQKTKGAEATAAE
- the trmD gene encoding tRNA (guanosine(37)-N1)-methyltransferase TrmD — protein: MPMTWRATILTLYPGMFPGPLGTSLSGDALSRGLWSLEARQIREHGIGRHAKVDDTPAGGGPGMVLRADVLASAIDAVAEQGDLRPRLLMSPRGRPFSQADARRLATGPGLVIVCGRFEGVDERVIAGRGLTEVSIGDYVLSGGEIPAMVLTDACVRLLPGVMGAYASGDEESFENGLLEYPQYTRPREWEGRAIPDVLLSGDHGAIARWRRQEAERLTAERRPDLLDRD